The Gordonia sp. KTR9 genome contains a region encoding:
- the pcaC gene encoding 4-carboxymuconolactone decarboxylase, with protein MTIDDDGMIVRREVLGDDHVDRALAATTDFTADFQNLITRYAWGEIWTRPGLDRRSRSMITLTALIARGHHEELAMHVRAARRNGLTDDEIKEVLLQSAIYCGVPDANTAFRIASRVLAEDGEEHGNQGDGTSAG; from the coding sequence ATGACCATCGACGACGACGGCATGATCGTGCGTCGCGAGGTGCTCGGCGACGATCACGTCGACCGCGCACTCGCGGCCACCACGGATTTCACGGCCGACTTCCAGAACCTCATCACCAGGTACGCATGGGGTGAGATCTGGACACGGCCCGGACTGGACCGGCGATCACGGTCGATGATCACCCTGACCGCGTTGATCGCCCGGGGCCACCACGAGGAGTTGGCGATGCATGTGCGCGCCGCTCGACGCAACGGGCTCACCGACGACGAGATCAAGGAAGTGCTGTTGCAGAGCGCCATCTACTGCGGTGTGCCCGATGCCAACACGGCGTTTCGGATCGCGTCCCGGGTGCTCGCCGAGGACGGCGAAGAGCACGGGAACCAGGGCGACGGCACCTCCGCCGGCTGA